In a single window of the Salmo trutta chromosome 23, fSalTru1.1, whole genome shotgun sequence genome:
- the LOC115159588 gene encoding transmembrane protein 203-like — MLFSLRELVQWLGFATFELFLQLGALLVFSVLVALRADFFDSGMSWWLVFIPLFAADGLSTYFTAIVSIRLYQENEKRLAVLRLLWVLTVLSLKLVCEVLLCQKLAEQEQARDLWFGLIVSPLFILLQLLMIRACRVN, encoded by the coding sequence ATGCTGTTCTCTCTGCGGGAGCTGGTCCAATGGCTGGGCTTTGCCACTTTTGAGCTCTTCCTCCAACTGGGGGCTCTGCTGGTCTTCAGCGTGCTGGTAGCACTGCGGGCCGACTTCTTTGACTCTGGGATGAGCTGGTGGCTGGTCTTCATCCCTCTGTTTGCCGCTGATGGCCTCAGCACCTACTTCACAGCCATCGTGTCCATCCGGCTATACCAGGAGAATGAGAAAAGGCTGGCAGTGCTGAGGCTGCTATGGGTGCTGACGGTGCTCAGCCTCAAGCTGGTGTGTGAGGTGCTGCTGTGCCAGAAGCTGGCAGAGCAGGAGCAGGCGCGCGATCTGTGGTTCGGTCTCATTGTCTCGCCGCTcttcatcctcctgcagctgctgATGATTCGCGCCTGCCGCGTCAACTGA